TTCATAAATAGATGTTTCACATCATGCTGTTGTTGCTCATAACAGTGGTTTAATCAATTCAGAAAGCTATCCTAATGATCAAGAGTTTTCGAAGTCTCATGGACAGCTGAAAAATCAAGGTCCCCCAACCCCAAGCTTCTGGCTTTCTTGTATGCCTACAAAAAGAGTTGGAATTTTAGCACAGTATGAAAATTCTATAATAGTCATTCAGCACAAAAATATAAGATAGAAGGGAAAAAAGTTATTTACACAcaccacacacacacatatataaagAAACACATGAAGCATGTTGATCATGATTGGTATAACTTTATGGGCCTGTGAAACATCGAGGCAACATCtaccaaaaataaaagaagaactTTAACTATTCCCGGATATATTCTTGATAGCTAGAATCATTTCACCACCAACAATATGGATATTTTATCAGATTATCATATTACTCCATGGCATTCGAGGCTCAACGAACTGATGTTAGGTTAAACAATATTATGATTCCACTATTGAATAATCTTAACTCCTTAGTacttttcttaaaataaaatcaatttaagCTTGTGAAGAATGCTTCTGCTTCTGGCAAGTCTTGAATTTACACAACAAACGTCAAGAGATGCTCCAGTGGATTGAATAGGTTAGTCCCAGCCCAGGCTTCTAGGTTAGAAAACATAGAACCCTTCTATAGCTCAGACACTTTCCAGTTTCCATTACCTAGTTTATATTTATTGCTGTCACGGTGTAACCTCCATCAGCAATATGCACCCATCCTTTGCAGGGTTATCATTAATGGAGGTATATCTGGAGCATCTCCTAGGGTTTGTTGTACAGGGGAGGTACAGTTACTTTAAAGAGGCAGACACTAGCTCAGTAGTTCATGACAAACAGTTTTAGACCTTGGTTTGCTAAGTTCAGAAAAATGCTTTAGGTTTCAGTACTCAAAATTATGAGTTCCTTGGTTTTCAGCTGGTGCTTAGTGATTGATAAATACTAGTTATATGAGTGATACCATCTGAGCATAGACAATATCAGAGCTTACATAAGTCATATAATCTTGAGTAGACACTGGAAACAAAGGATGCATGTTATGATTTATTTAGTGAGATGGGAATAATAGGACCATGGCAACTAATAATCATTATCTTAACACAACTTGAAATAGATCCGAAAGAGTAGTGGTTTGATCCTTAGACTACATGAGGTTGGTTCTTCATTTGCAATCTGAATAATCTTTGATATTACCTGGGCATGTAATACTACTTACACAACCTTACACAACCTTACTTCACAAACTGCAGATGAAGCCGAATCTAAGTTTGACAGGAAAAAAAGTGCTAAAGTAAGGCTACTTATTCAGATGCAGTCATGTTTGTAGTTTGTGCACAACTTACGATTATTTTGAGATAGCAGTCATGTGAACTAAAGAAGCATTTTCTGATTGTCTGATACCATGTCACAGAAAGAAAGTATGATAAAAATAGTATTACCTCATTTGCCGCAGCTGCTACAGGCATTGATACAGCATTTTCATCTCCAAGGGCAAGAGCCAATCTCATGTCCTTCTGCTGATGTTTCAGCGGAAAAGCTGGGGAGTAATTGTTTTTTAGCATTGCGGGTCCTTTCAGCTTAAACATGCCGTTACTTATGGCACCAAGATCCTGTACAAAAAGACCCCAAATATGCTTAGAATGATGATAAAAGGTatcatgtaaaaaaaatgatgataaAAGGTACAATCAAGAATCTTCCTCATCACAATAACTTACCAGTACATCAAGAAGAGTTCCAGGGTTCAAACCACTTCTTTCAGCTAGTGTGAGCCCCTCAGAGAAAGCATTCATCATACTGTAACAGATATAATACGGAATAACTAATTTACAGAAGAAGACTGAAAATAACGACATACAGTCTGTTCGGCTTGCAACCGAATAAGGAATAAAAATGTCAAAATGCGGATGTATATTTCTGGTTTGCTGATTCATACAAAACAATAAACTAAAGTTGTGGGTAATCCTTTTCCCCAGTCCCAAATGAAGAAGAATAGAAGAAAAGGAAGGGGAAGGAAAAAATACCTGCCCATTATCATGTTAACGACAAGTTTCATTTTTGCACCATTTCCAACCTCGCCTAGAAAGAAAGATTTCTTCCCCAGTACATCAAATGCTGGAAGTGCTTCCTCATACAAGGCCTACATATCCAAAGAATCAACCACTGAAA
This portion of the Lotus japonicus ecotype B-129 chromosome 3, LjGifu_v1.2 genome encodes:
- the LOC130746215 gene encoding glyoxylate/succinic semialdehyde reductase 1-like, with the translated sequence MEVGFLGLGIMGKAMSINLLRHGFKVTVWNRTLSKCDELVEHGASVGETPAAVVKKCKYTIAMLSDPAAALAVVFDKDGVLDQIKGKGYIDMSTVDAETSLKISEAIKAKGGSFVEGPVSGSKKPAEDGQLVILAAGDKALYEEALPAFDVLGKKSFFLGEVGNGAKMKLVVNMIMGSMMNAFSEGLTLAERSGLNPGTLLDVLDLGAISNGMFKLKGPAMLKNNYSPAFPLKHQQKDMRLALALGDENAVSMPVAAAANEAYKKARSLGLGDLDFSAVHETSKTLDH